Proteins from one Flavobacterium branchiarum genomic window:
- the ribB gene encoding 3,4-dihydroxy-2-butanone-4-phosphate synthase, with product MSTNKIQLNTIEEAIEAIRQGEVIIVVDDEDRENEGDFLAAAEKVTPEMINFMATHGRGLICAPLTESRCKELDLRPMVTNNTDHMETAFTVSIDLKGNGVTTGISASDRSQTVLALTDSNTKPHELARPGHIFPLVAKQGGVLRRTGHTEAAIDFARLAGFKPAGVICEILNEDGTMSRLPQLVEVAKRFNLKLVSIEDLVAYRMKHDSLIVKKEDFDLETRFGTFRLRAYEQTTNKQIHIALTKGNWSLGESILTRINSSQVNNDLLGTLTNNPEQQLDDMFKVINENGKGAVLFINQDMQAVNLLSRITELKVLQSQGIMKAPKVIIDSKDYGIGAQILHDIDISKIRLVSNTEQTKRVGMIGYGLEITEYVSY from the coding sequence ATGTCAACAAATAAAATACAACTTAATACTATTGAAGAGGCTATTGAAGCTATTCGTCAAGGTGAAGTAATTATTGTAGTAGATGATGAAGATCGTGAAAATGAAGGTGATTTTCTTGCCGCGGCAGAAAAAGTAACTCCAGAAATGATTAATTTCATGGCAACACATGGTCGTGGATTAATTTGTGCACCATTAACAGAAAGTCGTTGTAAAGAATTGGACTTAAGGCCAATGGTTACTAATAATACGGATCATATGGAAACTGCATTTACGGTTTCAATTGATTTAAAAGGGAATGGAGTAACTACAGGTATTTCTGCTTCTGATAGATCGCAAACGGTATTAGCATTAACAGATTCTAATACAAAACCGCATGAGTTAGCAAGACCAGGGCATATTTTTCCATTGGTAGCAAAACAGGGTGGCGTATTAAGAAGAACTGGACATACAGAAGCAGCTATTGATTTTGCTAGATTAGCAGGGTTTAAACCAGCAGGTGTAATTTGTGAGATTTTAAATGAAGACGGAACAATGTCTCGTTTGCCACAATTAGTAGAAGTTGCAAAAAGATTTAACTTGAAGTTGGTTTCTATAGAGGATTTAGTTGCTTATAGAATGAAGCATGATAGTTTAATTGTAAAGAAAGAAGATTTTGATCTAGAGACTCGTTTCGGAACCTTCCGTTTAAGAGCTTATGAGCAAACTACCAATAAGCAAATTCATATTGCATTAACAAAAGGAAATTGGAGCTTAGGAGAATCAATCCTTACGAGAATTAATTCTTCGCAGGTAAATAATGATTTATTAGGTACATTAACTAATAATCCAGAGCAACAATTAGATGATATGTTTAAGGTGATTAATGAGAACGGAAAAGGAGCAGTATTGTTTATCAATCAAGATATGCAAGCTGTGAATTTATTAAGTCGAATTACAGAGCTTAAAGTATTGCAATCGCAAGGAATAATGAAAGCACCAAAAGTGATCATTGATAGTAAGGATTATGGTATAGGAGCGCAGATTTTACATGATATTGATATTTCTAAAATCCGATTAGTATCAAATACAGAACAAACAAAACGTGTTGGGATGATAGGTTATGGACTTGAAATAACAGAATACGTAAGTTACTAA